One Gossypium hirsutum isolate 1008001.06 chromosome A11, Gossypium_hirsutum_v2.1, whole genome shotgun sequence genomic window carries:
- the LOC107924510 gene encoding anaphase-promoting complex subunit 5 — protein sequence MAGVVKAPGAFAITPHKVSVCILVNIYASPSQISVPFPFSSVSQHNRLGLYLLALTKSCDDILEPKLDQLINQLREIGGLLDHWLTDHVTSRLSSLSSPDDLFNFFNELRETLGGPDSGVMEDDQVILDPNSNLGMFLRRCILAFNLLTFEGICHLLTNIGIYCKEAISSCSSYELRRVDDSGNDFESLSEDENMDLNLVFKKINEEMEARKRATEQVSFHLHLPKELSTLVEDIEVSADPKSEHNDKGRESSSYASGELLRDVDPNGGVFLRTNWQIQGYLMEQADAIEKHGSSFTLNAFELTLRQLQKLAPELHRVHFLRYLNNLYHDDYFSALENLHRYFDYSAGTEGFDFVPPAGCNSFGRYEIALLCLGMMHFHFGHPKKALEVLTEAVRVSQQHSNDTCLAYTLAAMCNLLSEIGFSTTSGILGSPFSPMISVGTSLSVQQQLFVLLKGSLKRAESLKLKQLVAANHLAMAKFDLTHVQRPLLSFGPKTSMKLRTCPIIVCKELRSGYHLISEFCCEGSTMTADGAFSTAWLKNLQKPMGSLVLSQDNGSRNNYNPFLFFTQPSSIPGSVMQLVGSSYLHRATAWEIYGSAPLARANALVYATCFADASSSSDAALVHVKLIQHLAVFKGYKEAFAALKTAEEKFLCVSKSRILIMKLQLLHERALHRGHLKLAQQVCDELGVLASSVTAVDMELKTEASLRHARTLLAAKQFSQAAAVAHSLFCMCYKFNLQVESATVLLLLAEIHMKSGNAVVGLPYALASLSYCQTFNLDLLRASATLTLAELWLSLGSNHAKTALTLLHGAFPMILGHGGLELCARAYITEAKCYLSDPSFSVSKNPELVLDPLRQAADELQALEHHELMAEAFYLMAIVFDKLGQPEQREEAACSFKNHVMSLDHPHDVEDPIQSDTLLNA from the exons ATGGCAGGGGTAGTGAAAGCGCCGGGTGCCTTTGCCATAACTCCACACAAAGTTTCAGTCTGCATTTTGGTTAATATCTATGCTTCTCCTTCTCAAATCTCAGTCCCTTTCCCTTTCTCCTCCGTTTCTCAGCACAACCGCCTCGGCTTGTATTTATTAGCTCTCACCAAG TCATGTGATGACATTTTGGAGCCAAAATTAGATCAGCTCATTAACCAATTGAGGGAGATTGGTGGTTTACTGGATCATTGGTTAACTGATCATGTAACTAGTCGGTTATCTTCTTTATCATCTCCTGATGATCTGTTCAATTTCTTTAACGAGTTGCGAG aaACACTTGGGGGACCTGATTCAGGAGTTATGGAAGATGACCAGGTTATTTTGGACCCAAACAGTAACCTGGGTATGTTTCTTCGCCGCTGCATACTTGCTTTCAACCTCTTAACTTTTGAG GGTATCTGCCATCTTTTGACAAATATAGGGATCTATTGTAAAGAAGCCATTTCGAGTTGTTCATCTTACGAGTTGCGTAGGGTAGACGACTCTGGTAATGACTTTGAATCTTTATCTGAGGATGAGAATATGGATCTCaatcttgttttcaaaaaaataaatgaagaaatggAAGCAAGGAAAAGAGCCACTGAGCAAGTTTCTTTTCATCTTCATCTTCCAAAGGAACTTTCGACATTGGTGGAAG ATATTGAGGTTTCTGCTGATCCTAAATCAGAGCACAATGACAAAGGCAGAGAATCTTCTTCATATGCTTCTGGTGAATTATTGAGAGATGTTGATCCGAATGGTGGGGTATTTTTGCGCACCAATTGGCAAATACAAGGCTACTTAATGGAGCAAGCTGACGCAATCGAAAA GCATGGCAGTTCTTTCACTTTGAATGCATTTGAACTGACTCTAAGGCAGCTTCAGAAGTTGGCCCCTGAGCTCCATCGT GTCCATTTTTTGCGTTACTTGAATAATCTTTATCATGATGACTATTTTTCTGCATTGGAGAATCTTCATCGCTATTTTGATTACAG tGCAGGAACCGAGGGATTCGATTTTGTTCCTCCTGCTGGTTGCAATAGTTTTGGAAGATATGAGATTGCTCTGTTATGTTTGGGGATGATGCACTTTCACTTTGGGCATCCTAAGAAGGCTTTGGAG GTCCTAACTGAAGCTGTTCGTGTCTCCCAACAG CACAGCAATGATACTTGTCTGGCCTACACTTTAGCTGCTATGTGCAACTTGTTGTCTGAGATTGGTTTCTCAACCACTAGTGGAATACTTGGATCGCCATTCTCTCCTATGATCAGTGTAGGCACTTCTTTGTCTGTTCAGCAGCAATTGTTTGTTCTCCTGAAAGGATCTCTAAAGAGAGCAGAGAGTTTGAAATTGAAGCAACTGGTAGCTGCCAATCATCTTGCAATGGCTAAATTTGATTTGACG CATGTGCAGAGACCTCTGCTGTCATTTGGTCCCAAGACTTCCATGAAGCTTCGGACATGCCCAATTATTGTTTGTAAG GAACTACGATCTGGTTACCACTTAATCAGTGAATTTTGTTGTGAGGGCTCTACTATGACTGCAGATGGTGCTTTTAGTACTGCATGGCTTAAGAACTTGCAAAAGCCCATGGGTTCATTAGTGCTGTCCCAAGATAATGGTTCTAGGAACAATTATAATCCTTTTCTATTCTTTACACAACCAAGTTCAATTCCTGGATCTGTTATGCAGTTAGTAGGTTCTTCGTATCTACATCGTGCTACTGCATGGGAGATATATGGAAG TGCTCCACTTGCTCGGGCAAATGCTTTGGTTTATGCAACTTGCTTTGCTGATGCTTCAAG TTCATCTGATGCAGCATTAGTGCATGTGAAACTTATTCAACATCTGGCAGTATTTAAAGGCTACAAAG AGGCTTTTGCTGCTCTTAAAACTGCGGAAGAGAAGTTTTTATGTGTATCTAAATCACGTATATTGATAATGAAGCTACAGCTGCTCCATGAGCGTGCATTACATCG AGGACACCTCAAGCTTGCCCAACAAGTATGTGATGAGCTTGGAGTATTGGCATCATCTGTCACTGCTGTGGACATGGAGCTGAAGACAGAGGCAAGCCTTCGCCATGCTCGTACATTGCTTGCAGCAAAGCAATTTAGCCAG GCAGCTGCTGTGGCACACTCCCTCTTTTGCATGTGTTACAAATTCAATCTTCAAGTTGAAAGTGCAACTGTTCTTCTTCTGCTTGCTGAAATTCACATG AAATCAGGAAATGCTGTCGTAGGCCTTCCCTATGCATTAGCAAGCCTTTCGTATTGTCAGACATTTAACTTGGATCTTCTTAGAGCGTCAGCAACTCTTACACTGGCTGAATTATGGCTTTCACTTGGATCCAATCATGCAAAGACTGCTTTAACTCTTTTACATGGTGCTTTTCCAATGATTCTTGGCCATGGAGGTTTGGAACTCTGTGCTCGGGCCTATATTACAGAAGCAAAATGTTATCTCTCAGATCCAAGCTTCTCAG TTTCCAAAAATCCAGAACTTGTGCTGGATCCCTTAAGGCAAGCTGCAGATGAGTTGCAAGCTTTGGAG CATCATGAATTAATGGCCGAAGCTTTCTACTTGATGGCCATTGTATTTGACAAGCTGGGGCAACCAGAACAGAGGGAAGAAGCTGCATGTTCTTTCAAGAATCACGTTATGTCTCTTGACCATCCTCATGACGTGGAAGATCCCATCCAATCCGATACCCTCTTAAACGCCTGA